Part of the bacterium HR11 genome is shown below.
ACGGGCGTTTCCCGACGGGCCCTGACGGACGACAACGGCGAATTCTCCTTCCCCTTTCTGACGCCCGGCCAGTATGAGGTCTTTTTCAGCCTGACGGGGTTTGCGCCCTACAAGCTGTCGGCCACGGTCGCCCTGGGTCAGCGGACGATCTTGCAGGTGACGCTTCGGCGGGAAGAGGTCGTCGAGGTCGTGGCGACGCCCGTCGTGGACGTGACCTCGGCGAGCACCGGCGTGGCGGTCACCGACACCCTCATGCGGTCCGTGCCCCTGGGTCGTTCCTTCTCGTCGGCGGCCTATATCGGGGCGTCCGCGACGAGCGGCTTTGGGGCGGCGAACCCGACCGTCGGCGGCGCCACGGGTTTGGAAAACACCTACATCGTCGAGGGCCTCTCCATCACGAACGCCGGCTACGGGGCCTTGGGTTCTTACTCGATCCAGCTCGGCTCGATGGGGTCGGCCATCCCCTTTGACTTCGTCAAGGAAGTCCAGGTCAAGAGCGGCGGCTACGAACCCGAGTACGGCGAGGCCCTGGGCGGCGTCATCAACATCATCACGAAGTCGGGCGGCAACCAGTTCGCCGGGGACGTCTTCGCCTACTGGCGGCCGGCGGCTCTGGAGGGGAGCCGGAAGCACACGGGGACGACGTTTGCCCCGGAGGTCTATACGAAGGGCATCACGAACTTCGACGCCGGATTTGCCGTCGGCGGACGTCTCGTGCAGGACAAGCTGTTCTGGTTCCTGGCCTTCGACCCGACCCAGGACCGCATCACCCGGGTCGCCCCGGCGGGCTTCCCCCTGGCCTCATTGGGGGACGTGACCTCGACCCGGTGGACGTTCCCCTACTCGGGCAAGCTGACCTGGAACGCCGGCGCCGACCACGTCATCGAGGCGGCGGCCTTCGGGGACCCCGGCCGAATGCAGAAGGGTCTATGGTTCTCCCAGGCCTTTCTGGCCAGTCGTCAAGAAGATGCCGAGATCGGGGCGACCTTTGGCGGTCACAACGCTCTGGTCCGTTGGACAGGCCTGTTTGGGAGCCACCTCTTAGCCGAGGCGACGGTCGGATATCACTACGACTCCATTAAGAATCGGGACTTCTTAAACCAGGACTCTATCCAGGACAACCGGGGTCCGACGGTCGTCCTGAAGGGCGGTTTGCAGGGACGGTTGATCGATGGGACCAGCCGGATCCCCCAGGCGGTGGGCAAGCTGACCTATGTGGTCCCCGACCTGCTGGGTCGCCACGAGTTCAAGGTCGGTGCCCAATGGCAACGCATCGAGTGGGATCACACGTGGGTTTTCCCGGGTGAGCCTAAGGAGTGGACGTACATCAAGACCGACACGGGTGAGGTCAAACGCCAGCGTTCGACGACGGGCCATCAGATTTTCATCGACCGGATCGATGACCCCGCCGTTTGCGGCCGGGTCGGCCTTCCGGCTCCCTGTGCTCAGTTCCGCCTCTACCGGGACGGTCACCGCACATCGCCCAACTCGCTGGCCACGCGGGGGACTTATTTCTCGTGGTTCGCCCAGGACAGCTGGAATCCCATCCCGAACCTGACCTTGAAATTAGGCGTCCGGTGGGACCGACAGACGCTGAAGGGAGCCGGGGCGGTCGGCCAGGAGATGACCATCAGTAATCAGTGGGCGCCCCGTCTCGGCTTCGTGTGGGACTTCCTGAACGACCGCAAGGGGAAGGTCTTTGGCTACTACGGCTGGTTCTTCGAGAAAATCCCGATGGATATCGCCGCCCGTTCCCTGTCGTCGGAGACGAACATCGAGATCCTGGCCCTGGCCCCCCTCGACACGCCGGCGGAGGACTACTACTCGGTCCTGAACGACCTGTCCCGGCAGATCTTCGGTGGGGAATACGGTGCCGTCGGGATCCCCGAGTACGTGTGCGACGGAAAACCCGGCTTTGACGTGGCCGGCAACCGCTATGATGACGACCCCGCCTGCATGGGTCAGCGCCTGAAGGGCCAGTACGTCGGCGAATGGCTGGTCGGTATCGAACGGCAGGTCTGGAAGAACTTAGTCGTCTCGGCTCGCTTCCAGCGGCGGTGGATCGGACGCGTCATCGAGGACATCCAGATGAACGCCCATGAGGACATCGTCGCCGGGCGGGCCGACTTCGGGACATGGGTCATCACGAACCCGAGTGACAAACTCGTGTGTACGGAGCCGATCTACGACCCGACGGGCTTCCTCGTCGGGTGCAGTTCGCCGGGCCAGCTCTTCCCGAAGCCCGAGCGGAACTACACGGCCTTCGAGGTCACGGTCACCAAGCGGTACAGCGACAACTGGCAACTCATCGCTTCCTACCGGTGGTCCCGCCTGCGGGGCTTTTACGCCGGCTACAACTGGCGGGAGCGGCGCTACACGGGCCTCCTGGACGAGCTCGGCCAGCCCGACCCCAACATCACGGGCCTGTTCGACTTCCCCTGCAACCCGGCCCTGTTCCCAGACCTGAAGGAAACCTGCACGAGTGGCCCCCTCTTCGCCGATAAGACGCACCTGTTCCGGGTTTACGGCTCCTACACCCTTCCGATGGGCCTGAACCTCGGGGCCGGCGTGTCCGTCGAGTCGGGCACGCCGATGGGCAAGCTGGGCGCCCTCATCTTCTACCCGCCGGGCACCCGCTACGTCGGCCCCCGGGGCGAACTCGGTCGGACCGACACGATCTTCAACGTCGACCTCCATGCCGACTACACCGTCAAGCTGACCCAGCGGAACCGCCTCACGTTGATCGTCGACGTCTTCAACCTGTTTAACCGGCAGGCCGCCGTCGATAAGGACACGGTCGTCGAGTTCGTGTACGGCCAGTACAAGGCGGGCATGACGGACGCCCAGATCCGGCAGATCAACCCGGACTACCTGAAGCCCCGGTTCTTCTCGCCCCCGCTGGCCGTGCGGTTCGGCGCCCGCCTGTCCTTCTAAAGCGGAAACGGGGGTGCCCTATGCCGATGGGCGTGGGGTGCCCCCACGTCGTCATGAGCAGGTCGGCAGATGGACGAGAGGTGATCATTTTTCCGTCGCGTCGCTACGGCGCACAGGAGGGGCGGGACATGCCCCTACCTCGCCAGGCCCCGGGACTTCAGTCCTGGAACGGCTCGATGTACACGTCCCAGTACCGTTCGTAGAACTCGACGGTCTGCCGGAGGCCCGTGCGGAGGTCCGTCCGGGGCGTCCAGCCCAAGCGCTCCCGGATCTTCCGGAAGTCGGTCTGGAAGTCCCCGACCTCGATGGCCTTGTGCTGGGACGGAAAGGGCGTTAGCCGGATGCGGCCCCGACCCGTCAGCTCGACGATCTGTTCGGCGATCTCCAGGACCGTGTGGGTCTCCGTGGCGCCCAGATTGAAGACCTCGCCGGCGACGTCGGTCGCCGCCCCGACCCGCAGGAAGGCCTCGACGACGTCGTCGACGTAGTTGAGGTCCCGCCTCTGCTGGCCCGTCCCGAAGACGGGCACCTCCCGGTCCTCCAGGGCCAGCCGCAGAAGCCAGTGAACGAAGCACCCCCGGGGGGACTTCATCTGATGACGGGGCCCGTAGGTGTTGATGAGCCGGAGGGAGACCGTGGGAATGCCGTAGAGGTGATGGTACAGCCAGTGGTAGGCTTCGGCGGCCATCTTGTGAATCCCGTTGGGGTCGAGAGGCTGGAGGGGATGGTCCTCATCGACGGGCAGGCGCCGGGCCCGGCCATACTCGGACCGGGTCGCCGCATAGACGACCCGTACCGTGGGGTTCAGCCGGCGGCAGGCTTCCAGGAGGACGATGTGGCCCGTCAGGTTGTAGTGCAGGTCGGCGAAGGGGTCCTCCAAGCTGGCGATGTGGCTGACCTGACCGGCTAAGTTAAAGATGACCTCTGCCTCGGCGACGAGGGGTTCGACGATCTCCCTCTGGCGCAGGTCGGCGATAACGACTCGGACTTGGTCCTCGAGGGGGTGGAGATTAAAGGGGTGACCCCCGTGAGCCTCGACGAGGGCGTCGATGACGGTTACGCGGCTCCCCAGGCGGACGAGGACGTGGACCAGGTTACTACCGATGAAGCCCAGGCCGCCGGTGACCAAGACGGCACGGTCTCGATAAAATTCGACCCATGGTGGATGCATGGGAATTCCGCAAAGGTCCCGGGTCCTGAAAGAAGGGACCCCAGACCATAGACCACAGACCGGCTTGGGCCCAGGGGGTCTATGGTCCATGGTCTGAGGTCTAATATCGAGGGTCCGATCCCGGTCCCGTCGGATTGATGAGACTGGTTCTATAGTCTGTAGTCCGTGGTTTGGGGTCCTTTTTCCAGGACCCGCAGGGCCTCCAGGGGCGCCCGGCGGACCGGACGGCGCCAGAGGTCCCATCGAAGCTTCAGCAGGTCCCGGGCGACTTGCAGGATCCGGCGGAGGCGGAAGAACTGGGAGGCCCCATACCGCCGGGGGTAGTGCTTCACGGGAAGCTCGATGATCCGATAGCCGCTGTCCTGGATTTTCTTCATCATCTCGACGCACACGACGCCGCTGTCGTAGTGAAGGGTCACGTGGTCAAAGATACTCCGCCGCATGAGCCGGAAATCACAGTCCACGTCCCGCAGGCGGATGTTGAAGAGCCACCGGGCGATCCAGTAGTAGACCTTCCCAAAGAGCCATCGGGACCAGGGGTCGGCCCGCTTGATCTTATATCCGTTGATGACGTCGGCCCGGTCGATGTACTCGACGAAGTGCCGGAGCTCGGCGACGTCGTACTGGGCGTCCCCGTCGGTATAGAAGACCCACTCCTTGGTGGCGTTCGTGAAGCCCGTCCGCAAGGCCGCCCCGTAGCCTCGATTCTGCGGATGGTGGATGACCCGCACATGAGGGACCTCTCGGGCGACCCGTTCGGCAATTTCCCCGGATCGGTCCTGGCTCCCGTCGTTGACGGCGATGATCTCGAAGTCGTCCGTGATTTCAGAAAGGACCTCGTAGGATTTACGGATCATGTACTCGACGGTGCCTTCGTCGTTGTACACCGGGAAGAATACGGTAATGGAGGGTCGCTTCTGTCCCGACTCGGCCATGCGTAATCCCTCGCCCCCTTCATCCGGCGGGTCGTCAAGAAAGGCCAGTATACCAAAGGCCGCTCGGTCCAATCAAATCGGCCTGATCCGTCGGATCCGACGGATTCTTTGGGGTCGTAGGGAGCATAGGTCTCCAGCCTGCGGCGTCACGCGGGAGGGCTTACGGAGGACGGGGATCTCTGGCGTCTGAGCATAGGCCGTGGCGCGCCCGGAGGGACTTGAACCCCCAACCTTGTGATCCGTAGTCACACGCTCTATCCAAGTTGAGCTACGGGCGCCCGTGCGGGATATGCGCCGGATGCACGTCCAAAAAGAAACATGAGAGGCCAGATGGGGGACTCTTTCATTGCCCATCCGGCCCTCGTGCATCCTGCATCTTCATGTCTGATCATAGTCCGGAGGATGGCCGGTGGCAACTATCCGGTCTCGGCGGTCGGCGGGGGGAAGTTGATAGCCGGATGAAGCCATTCGGGATACTCGACCCGGGCGATGGCGGCCAGGCGACCGTCGGTCGTGAAGACCCGCAGGTAGGGGAATTCCAGGAGCCTTTCCGGGGCTTCGATGAAGCGGAGCAGGGGCGGCAAGGGGACGCGCTGGCCGTGGAGGAGCCGCTCGACGACCCGCGGATGGGCCGACAGACGGGGCCAGTGGGGTTCCACGTGTTCCAGACTCAAGAAGTGGGGGGCTACCAGGGTCGGGTCGGCGAGAAAGTCCTTCAGGGAGATCGTCTCGGACACGTCGTGGGGCCCCCACCGGGTGCGTCGGATTTCGAAGACGACGGCCCCGACCCCCAGGGCTCGGCCCAGGTCCCGGGCCAGGGCCCGGATGTAAGCCCCAGCTGAACAGTGGATGCGCAAGGTCAGAAACGGGGGGTCGTATCGAAGGACCCGAATCTCGTGAAAGCGGACGGGCTTGGGCGGCGGCTCGGGCACGGGTTTCCCATGACGGACCCACCAGTACAGGGGACGGCCCTTGTACTTCTTCGCCGAGATCAGAGGCGGCACCTGCTGGATTTCACCGACGAAGGCCTGGACCTTTTCGGTGATCATCGCCTCGTTCAGGTCCGGGGGAATGGGATATTCCGCCAAGACATGGCCGGTCCGGTCGTGGGTGTCCGTCTCGACGCCCAGGCGGAAGGTCGTCTCATAGACCTTATCGTAATGAGTCAGGATCGGGGCCAGGCGGGTGGCCCATCCGAGGGCCAGGGGCAAGAGGCCTTCGGCGATGGGGTCTAACGTGCCCAAGTGGCCGACCCGCCGCTGTTTCAGGGCCTTGCGCACAGCATCGACCACGTCATGGGAAGTCGGCCCGGAGGGTTTATCGATCAGCAGGAGGCCGTGAACCAGGGGCTTCGGGGCTCTTTCCACTTTCATCCTCCTCGGGGGTCTCCGAGAGTGGCACAGGGATGACCTGTTCGTCGGGTCGAGCATACATGAGCTGTTCCCGAGCGATCTTTTCGATCAGGCTGAGGTCGGTCTGGAGGCGTCGGTTCATCTGCTGGAGGAACTCGATCCGACGACGCATCTCACGGAGTTCGACCTGCAGTTGTTGCTCCTGCCGGGAGAGTTGCATCCACAGGGCCACGCCCTTCGGGTCGACGAAGGGCCAGAGCAGGGTCGCCAGGCTCAAAGCGGCGCATGCGTAAAAGAACGTCCGGGCATTCCAGGCGGGCCTCATCCGTCGTCCCCCCGTATGGAACGAATGGCCGTTTGGACCAAACGGCGGGCCGTATCCCGATGAGGGCTCTCGGCGTACACCCGAATGAGGGGCTCGGTGCCGGCCATACGGACCAGAAGCCATGTCTCGGCGTCGATGTATAGTTTGATCCCGTCCAGGGTTTCCACGCGGCGGACCCCGTAAGGGCCGATGGCCGTCGGGGGCGAGTGGAGCCACTGCTGATACTGCCGGAGGGCCTGCTCGTCGCAGGCGCAGTGGCCCTTGGCCTGATAGAGGGGACCGTACTTTTCGACGATCTTCTGCCAATAGGCCGTCAGGGGCTCGCCCGTCTGGGCGACGACCTCGGTCGCGAGTAGGCAGGCCAGCATGCCGTCCTTGTCGGGGATGTGGGGCCGGAGCGTGAAACCGGCGCTCTCCTCGACGGCGACCAGGATGTCGTCCCGCCACAGGTAGGGCGCCGCGTTCTTATACCCAATGGGGGTCTGAATCACGGGCTGGCCGTGGGCCTGGGCGATCCGGTCCAGCAGGTGGGTCGTGGCGATGTTCCGCACGACGCCGCCCCGCTCGCCCCGGCCCTCTAAGAGGTAATCGTACAGGATGCACAGGACCTGCTCGGGTTGCACGTAGACGCCGTCCCGGTCGACGATCCCGAAGCGGTCGCCGTCTCCGTCCATCGCCAGACCGAGGTCGAACTGACCGTCCCGGACAAATCGGATGAGCTCCTGGAGGTTCTCCCGGGTCGCCTCCGGGCCATAGCCCCCGAAGTAGGGGTCCTTGAAGCTGTGAAGCGGCTCGACTTCCATGGGAGTCCGCTCGGTCAGATAGCTCTCCAGGTACTCCCGGGTCGAACCGTACAGGGGGTCGACGACGACCCGGAGCCGCCGCTGGAGGCGCTCTGGTGGAACCAGTCGGGCCAGTTGCTCCAGGTAATCCGGCCGGGGATCGATCGGCGTTACCCACTGTTCGTCGTAAGTCAGGGTGATGACCGAGTGATTCGAATAGGCCGTCACATCGGCTTCCCACTGGCGGGTGACTTCGTCCCCCACCAGGCCGCCCCGTTCGTCGATGACCTTGATTCCGCTGTATTGGGGAAGATTATGACTGCCCGTGAAGTTCAGGCCCAGGGCGGCGCCCCGTCGCACGACGGCCCAGCTAATCGCCGGATGGGGGGCGTCCCGCTGGCACAACCAGACGGGGACCCGGGCGCGGGCGAAGACCCGGGCACTCTGTTCGGCAAACCGTTCGGACAGGAAACGGGTATCATAGCCGATGACGACCCGAGGACTCTCATACCGGGTCTGAAGCCAGTGGGCCAGGACGACCGAGAGGCGCCGCACGTTCGCAAACGTGAAGTCCTCCCCGATGACCCCACGCCATCCGGCCGTCCCAAAGCGAATCACCGCTTCCATCGAAGTCTCCATCGGCGAAACATCCCACGCACGATCCCGGATGCAGGATACAAGATGCCGGCCCCGGGATGCAAGATGGGATGTAGATCGCGGATTGGGAATGGGGAATTTCGCCATTCGCGATCCGCCATCCGCTCTTGCATCCCCCATCTGGCATCCTGTATCTTGCACCTCACAGCTCGGCCGGAGGAGGTCGCCCGGATGGATATGCCTGTCGGGAGCGGGACCCTCTACTGGTTCGTCGAACGGCACCGAGAAGACACGGGCCTCTTCATGGGCGCCCGCCGCGTGTGGACCTACCGGAGTAACTTTCAAGACATCGCCGTCCTGGAGACCGAGACCTGGGGTCGCGTCTTGGTCCTGGACGGCCTCGTCCAGATGACCGACCGGGACGAGTTCATCTACCACGAGATGCTGGCCCACGTACCCCTGATGACGCATCCGGACCCCCGGCGGGTCCTGATCATCGGGGGCGGCGACGGCGGGGTCTTGCGGGAAGTCCTCCGCCACCCGGAGGTCACGCGGGCCGTCCTGTGCGAGATCGACCCGATGGTCATCGAGGTCGTCCGCCGGCACTGGCCCGAGCACGGGGCGGTCTTCGACGACCCCCGGGTCCAGGTCCTCAACGAAGACGGGAGTCAATTCGTCCAGACGACGTACGAGCGTTACGACGTCGTCATCGTCGATTCGTCGGACCCCGTGTCTTACTCCCGGAGCCTCTTCAGCCCTCACTTTCTGGCGGCCGTCCGGCGGGTCTTGTACCCCTCAGGCCTCTATGCGACCCAATGCATGTCCCTATTGTATCATCTGGACTTCGTGAAGGGCTTTTATCGTCAGCTCCAGGCGGCCTTTTCCAACGTGGCCCTTTACACGGCCCCTGTTCCCAGCTATCCGACCGGTTGGTGGAACTTTGCGATGGGCTCAATAGAATTATCTTTAGATCCAGACCATCTGCCCCTGAAGGGGCGCTCGATAGAATTCCTCCGGCTGACACGCTACTACAGCCTGGAAATCCATCGGAGCGCCTTCACGCTCCCGAACTTTCTGGTCCAGGAGTTGCAGTATGCGCATGGAACCGATCGTTGAACGGGTCGCCGAACGGACGGGCCTGCCCCTGAACGCCCGGACCGTCGAGCGGGTCCTGCGGGCCCTTTTGGGCCACCACGATTTCTGGGAAATCGTGGACGCCGCCGACGAGGTCGTCCCCATCGTCGCCGAGACGATCCGCGTCCTGGACGAGCAGGGCTGGCTCCGGGTGGAACCCCACGGTATCTTCCTGCGGGAGTCGGCACGGGAGACCCTCGAGCGGGAATGGGGCCTCCGGCCTTTACCGGACTTCCGATGCCTCGCCTGTGAAGGCCGGGGTATCGACCCCTTGCGACTCCCGTCGGAGGGCATCGAGACTTTTATGGCCATCCAGGCCGAGCGACCCCGGGCGATCATCGACTACGACCAGGGCTACATCACGCCCGAGTCGACCCTGGCCCGGTTTGCCTTCGCCTTCATGCGGGGCGACATCCAGGGCCGCCGGGTCCTGATCCTGGGCGACGACGACCTGGTCAGCGTCGCCATCTGTCTGATGGGTGCTCCCCAAGAGGTCGTCGTCGTCGAGATCGACCGCCGCCTGGTCGAGTTCCTCGAGTACTGGGCGAACCAGATGCGCTGGCCCTTAACAGTTCACCAGCTGGACCTCAGCCAGCCGCTTCCGGTGTCCTTCCTTCGGGCCTTTGACACATTCCTGACGGACCCGCCCGAGTCGATCGCCGCCTTTCGGGCCTTCGTCGGACGCGGCCTGGCGGCCCTCCGGGGTCCCGGCAGTGCGGGTTACTTCGGCCTGACCCGGCGAGAGGCCAGCCTGTTCAAATGGCACCAGGTCCAGCGGTATCTCATCGAGCAGGGGGCCGTCCTCACGGACGTCGTCCAGAACTTCCACGCCTACGTGAATTGGGACTACGCGCCCAAGACACGGGCCTGGCGGCTGGCGCCCGTGAAGTCCCTGCCCGACAAGCCCTGGTACCGGTCCAGTCTGTACCGGATCGAGCTCCTCACCGAGGTGGTCGGGGAGGTCGACACGGTCTTCGACGTCCACACCTTTAACGACGCCGAGGCTTCCACGACCTGATGACAGGTGGCGAAGGCAGGACCCACGATACGGGATGCGAGATACGAGATGTGGGGCGCCGGTCCTGGGACCCGGTCCCTGGGACCCGGCACCTCTTATCTTGCATCCTCGGGGCGATCAGTTTCGCTCTATTGCAGTCAGGGGGTGGCGCCGGCCTTGGGCCTGTGGGTCGGATACCGCCGGGGGGGTCTGCCTGTCCGCCCTGCCTCCAAGTGGCCCGGGGCGAGGCTCGGCCCCCGACCTCGTCGAATCCGCTCCCGGTCCGTCGGCCCGACCTGCGGAACTTTCTATACGTAGAGACCGACCACTTCGTCCTTTACTGTCATCCCGGCCTGCTCCCGTCGACCCTGGCCTGGGTCCAGTACTTCCTGGAGGCGACGTACCGGGAGGTCGTCCGGTACATGGGCCTTGCTTTCGATAAGCCCGTCGTGGTCATCCTGTATACGGAGGCCGCTTACGAGGCCGAGCGGCGGTGGCGCCAGGTCCCGGCATGGGGCGGGGCCATGTACGACGGACGGGTCCACCTGCCCGTCCCCAACGTCCGCCCCCTCCCCTCCACGCTCCGCCGCCGAGTCCGTCACGAGCTGTGCCACGCCGTCCTGGACCGCTACACGCTGGGCCAAGCCCCCCTGTGGCTTCAGGAGGGGATCGCTTACGGGTGTGAATACATGGACGACCCGGCGTTCCTGGAAGACGCCTTTCAGTCGATCCGGGACCTACGTCGGGTCCCGTCGGCCGACGTCCTCCGTCGGTCCGACTATGCGGCCCTGGGGGAGCAAACCGTGCGGGACGTGTATACAGCCGCTCACCGGTGGGTCCAGCATCTGATCGAGCAGTACGGCCGGGACGCCTTCGAACGGTGGCTGGACCGCATGGCTCAGGGACGTCCCTGGGAAACGGCCTTCCAGGAGGTCTACGGGGCCGACTTCTCGAACCTGTACGAGGCATGGCGTGCCGACCTACAGAAGTAGCAGAGCCGTTCGGTCGGGAGAAATGCTGCTTCCATCCGGGAAAACGGTGGCCCAGCGATCTCAATTTTTCAAGCTTCCTCCGGATGACCCGGCCATGACGGGCGGTGCATGAGGAGGACGCCCGCAGGACGGCCGGTGTTCCGAGGATAGACGCCCGTCGCCCGACCGGCCGACCTGCCGACTGCCCATCTGCCGACCTGCCCATCTGCCTATCTGCCGACTGCCCATCTGCCGAATGCTTGAAACATCGTGCTTTCGCGGAGGTGCCCTTTCCACTCTCCATCTCACTTCTCACCTCTGGCCTAAGAGGCTCGCTCGCCATCCCCCGGGTCCCGCCCCAAGGCCGAGACCGCTTCCCGGACATAGACCGTCCGGATGGGGAAGGGAATCTCGATCCCCTCCTGCCGATAGCGACGGTGGAGTCGCTTGATAAATTCGTGGCGGAGGAGAGGCTGGTCGGGATAGGTCTGCCCCCGTAAGACGACCGTGAAGTTGATGCTGGAATCCCCAAACGTATGGTACCGAATGAGAGGCTCGAACCCAGGCACGCCGCCGGGCACCGTTCGCAGGACCTCCCGGGCGACCTCGAGGGTGACCCGTTCGACCCGCTCGAGGTCGCTGTCGTAACTGACGCCGACCTGCACGAGGACGGCCGTCTCGGACTCGGGCAGGCTGTAGTTCGTCACGATCGTACTCGCCAGCTTTGTGTTCGGGATGATGACCAGGTTGTTGGGGAGCGTCCGAATCGTCGTGTTGCGCCATCCGATATCGACGACGTAGCCCTCCTCGCCGGACTCGAGCCGGACGTAATCCCCGGGCCGAATCTGCCGGACGGCCAGGATGTGGAGGCCGGCAAAGAGGTTGGCCAGGGTATCCTGAAGGGCCAGGGCGACGGCCAGGCCGCCGACACCGAGGGCCGTCAGGATGGGCGTGACATTGACGCCCAGGGTCTGGAAAATGACCAGCAGGCCGACGACGAGGACGCCGACCCGGACGATGGCCCGAAAGGCGCTGGTCGTGGCCGGGACGGGGATATACTGACCGGCATAGTGAACGACGACGTCCGACAGGAACCGCATCAGGGCGACCGTCCCGGCCAAGAGGGCCAGGGCCACGATGGCTTTGGACAGGATTTGCTCGT
Proteins encoded:
- the mscS gene encoding Small-conductance mechanosensitive channel — encoded protein: MPAFLLPYVFIGGGLLVGLIVERIVLNRLRRWAARTTWKLDEIVIDALRGVVFLLMTLLGLHLALPYWHLPPTYEQILSKAIVALALLAGTVALMRFLSDVVVHYAGQYIPVPATTSAFRAIVRVGVLVVGLLVIFQTLGVNVTPILTALGVGGLAVALALQDTLANLFAGLHILAVRQIRPGDYVRLESGEEGYVVDIGWRNTTIRTLPNNLVIIPNTKLASTIVTNYSLPESETAVLVQVGVSYDSDLERVERVTLEVAREVLRTVPGGVPGFEPLIRYHTFGDSSINFTVVLRGQTYPDQPLLRHEFIKRLHRRYRQEGIEIPFPIRTVYVREAVSALGRDPGDGERAS
- the bpsA gene encoding N(4)-bis(aminopropyl)spermidine synthase, yielding MRMEPIVERVAERTGLPLNARTVERVLRALLGHHDFWEIVDAADEVVPIVAETIRVLDEQGWLRVEPHGIFLRESARETLEREWGLRPLPDFRCLACEGRGIDPLRLPSEGIETFMAIQAERPRAIIDYDQGYITPESTLARFAFAFMRGDIQGRRVLILGDDDLVSVAICLMGAPQEVVVVEIDRRLVEFLEYWANQMRWPLTVHQLDLSQPLPVSFLRAFDTFLTDPPESIAAFRAFVGRGLAALRGPGSAGYFGLTRREASLFKWHQVQRYLIEQGAVLTDVVQNFHAYVNWDYAPKTRAWRLAPVKSLPDKPWYRSSLYRIELLTEVVGEVDTVFDVHTFNDAEASTT
- the rfbE gene encoding CDP-paratose 2-epimerase; the protein is MHPPWVEFYRDRAVLVTGGLGFIGSNLVHVLVRLGSRVTVIDALVEAHGGHPFNLHPLEDQVRVVIADLRQREIVEPLVAEAEVIFNLAGQVSHIASLEDPFADLHYNLTGHIVLLEACRRLNPTVRVVYAATRSEYGRARRLPVDEDHPLQPLDPNGIHKMAAEAYHWLYHHLYGIPTVSLRLINTYGPRHQMKSPRGCFVHWLLRLALEDREVPVFGTGQQRRDLNYVDDVVEAFLRVGAATDVAGEVFNLGATETHTVLEIAEQIVELTGRGRIRLTPFPSQHKAIEVGDFQTDFRKIRERLGWTPRTDLRTGLRQTVEFYERYWDVYIEPFQD
- the pgm gene encoding Phosphoglucomutase, producing MEAVIRFGTAGWRGVIGEDFTFANVRRLSVVLAHWLQTRYESPRVVIGYDTRFLSERFAEQSARVFARARVPVWLCQRDAPHPAISWAVVRRGAALGLNFTGSHNLPQYSGIKVIDERGGLVGDEVTRQWEADVTAYSNHSVITLTYDEQWVTPIDPRPDYLEQLARLVPPERLQRRLRVVVDPLYGSTREYLESYLTERTPMEVEPLHSFKDPYFGGYGPEATRENLQELIRFVRDGQFDLGLAMDGDGDRFGIVDRDGVYVQPEQVLCILYDYLLEGRGERGGVVRNIATTHLLDRIAQAHGQPVIQTPIGYKNAAPYLWRDDILVAVEESAGFTLRPHIPDKDGMLACLLATEVVAQTGEPLTAYWQKIVEKYGPLYQAKGHCACDEQALRQYQQWLHSPPTAIGPYGVRRVETLDGIKLYIDAETWLLVRMAGTEPLIRVYAESPHRDTARRLVQTAIRSIRGDDG
- the truB gene encoding tRNA pseudouridine synthase B, whose amino-acid sequence is MERAPKPLVHGLLLIDKPSGPTSHDVVDAVRKALKQRRVGHLGTLDPIAEGLLPLALGWATRLAPILTHYDKVYETTFRLGVETDTHDRTGHVLAEYPIPPDLNEAMITEKVQAFVGEIQQVPPLISAKKYKGRPLYWWVRHGKPVPEPPPKPVRFHEIRVLRYDPPFLTLRIHCSAGAYIRALARDLGRALGVGAVVFEIRRTRWGPHDVSETISLKDFLADPTLVAPHFLSLEHVEPHWPRLSAHPRVVERLLHGQRVPLPPLLRFIEAPERLLEFPYLRVFTTDGRLAAIARVEYPEWLHPAINFPPPTAETG
- the speE_1 gene encoding Polyamine aminopropyltransferase, with the translated sequence MDMPVGSGTLYWFVERHREDTGLFMGARRVWTYRSNFQDIAVLETETWGRVLVLDGLVQMTDRDEFIYHEMLAHVPLMTHPDPRRVLIIGGGDGGVLREVLRHPEVTRAVLCEIDPMVIEVVRRHWPEHGAVFDDPRVQVLNEDGSQFVQTTYERYDVVIVDSSDPVSYSRSLFSPHFLAAVRRVLYPSGLYATQCMSLLYHLDFVKGFYRQLQAAFSNVALYTAPVPSYPTGWWNFAMGSIELSLDPDHLPLKGRSIEFLRLTRYYSLEIHRSAFTLPNFLVQELQYAHGTDR
- the pgaC_1 gene encoding Poly-beta-1,6-N-acetyl-D-glucosamine synthase, translated to MAESGQKRPSITVFFPVYNDEGTVEYMIRKSYEVLSEITDDFEIIAVNDGSQDRSGEIAERVAREVPHVRVIHHPQNRGYGAALRTGFTNATKEWVFYTDGDAQYDVAELRHFVEYIDRADVINGYKIKRADPWSRWLFGKVYYWIARWLFNIRLRDVDCDFRLMRRSIFDHVTLHYDSGVVCVEMMKKIQDSGYRIIELPVKHYPRRYGASQFFRLRRILQVARDLLKLRWDLWRRPVRRAPLEALRVLEKGPQTTDYRL